One Amblyraja radiata isolate CabotCenter1 unplaced genomic scaffold, sAmbRad1.1.pri scaffold_725_ctg1, whole genome shotgun sequence DNA window includes the following coding sequences:
- the kiaa1586 gene encoding E3 SUMO-protein ligase KIAA1586 homolog translates to MSSGSTVNMKRKQQTTLSHLKKKNKPAAASDDTPAVTRTLDEEEGTTAEPDASSVSGCAICSSTKSTGVLTEKRISISEEWAMFKIQSSGSSRPTALASLRNKIRRHEMSRAHEIAQDLTEKGGQDLLGNLVRAVSDTVLAETNAVFRTAYYLAKMNRPFSDHDDLIELQEKNGVNMGTSLHSRFSSTKIVEHIAKKMQTKIVDSIVSSSSKLSVLIDEATSLSHKSAMIVNVKASLDGATEFVFLDLVELESQRAESIEKALLNCLDTAGFSEEWLQNNWISFVSDGASVMLGKNSGVATRLTARYPNLFTWHCMNHRLELAVNDAVDEVQAVNHFKVFMDKLHNLYSQSNKNSRELMEAAQEVGSQVLKIG, encoded by the exons ATGTCCAGCGGCTCAACAGTAAATATGAAGCGGAAGCAACAAACTACCcttagccatttaaaaaaaaaaaacaagcctgCTGCTGCCTCGGACGACACCCCAGCAGTCACTAGGACGTTAGATGAAGAAGAGGGAACTACAGCGGAGCCTGATGCCAGCAGTGTATCGG GTTGTGCTATTTGCAGCTCAACAAAATCTACTGGCGTCTTAACAGAGAAAAGAATTTCCATATCTGAGGAGTGGGCGATGTTTAAGATCCAGTCATCAGGCTCAAGCAGACCAACAGCCCTGGCCTCCTTGAGAAACAAGATCAGACGGCATGAGATGTCCAGGGCACACGAAATAGCTCAGGATCTCACTGAAAAGGGTGGACAGGATTTACTTGGGAATCTTGTGAGAGCTGTGTCAGACACTGTGTTAGCTGAGACAAATGCTGTATTCAGAACAGCATATTATCTTGCCAAGATGAACCGACCTTTCTCTGACCATGACGATCTCATTGAGCTTCAGGAAAAAAACGGTGTCAACATGGGCACAAGTctgcactcaaggttcagttcaacaaaaattgtggaacacatagcaaaaaagatgcagacaaaaatagttgacagcattgtgtcatcttcaagcaagctgtctgttctcattgatgaggcaacttctctcagccataaatcagccatgattgtcaaTGTGAAGGCCTCTTTAGATGGAGCTACTGAATTTGTTTTTTTGGACCTGGTGGAGCTGGAAAGCCAGAGGGCAGAGTCCATAGAGAAAGCTCTATTAAACTGTTTGGACACTGCAGGCTTTAGTGAAGAGTGGCTTCAAAACAACTGGATCTCATTTGTTTCTGATGGAGCCAGTGTTATGTTAGGCAAAAACTCTGGTGTGGCAACCAGGCTGACTGCAAGGTACCCTAACCTCTTCACATGGCACTGTATGAACCACCGTCTAGAACTGGCTGTAAATGATGCTGTGGATGAGGTTCAGGCAGTCAACCACTTCAAAGTTTTCATGGACAAACTCCACAATCTCTACAGTCAGTCCAATAAAAATTCACGGGAACTTATGGAAGCAGCACAAGAAGTGGGCTCACAAGTCCTGAAGATTGGCTGA